Genomic segment of Polycladomyces abyssicola:
CAGTAGGACCGTTTGTGCGTGAACGTCGCCGTTTTGCCGACTATTCGGTCGAAGAAATTGAACAACTGATTGACGGCAACTTCCGCAGTGCGGTCATGATCATTCATGCCGTCTTGCCTCACATGAGACGCAATCAGTTCGGACGGATCATTTTGTTTGGTTTTGGGCGAGCGGGAGAAGCCCCTGCTTGGCCGGACCGTACCATTTATGCAGCGGCGAAAACGGCATTGGTTTCATTTACCAAGTCGTTGGCTGTGGAAGAAGCACCCTATGGGATTACGGTCAATATGGTTTGCCCGGGTGACATAGTAGGAGACAACAAGGAAAAGACGATTCAGGATGTCCGAAGGTTGTCAGATAAGGAAACCCCATTGGGACGGCCAGGCTCGGGTGAGGATGTGTCACGGGTGATCCGCTTTTTGTGCGAGGCGGATTCTGATTTCGTAACCGGAAACGTGATCAACATTACCGGTGGGTTGGACGTGATCCATCCCGTCTCCAAGGCGCCGCTGGAATGAAATATAGGCACATTCCCTCGCGTTTGTACATAGAGTGTGACAGATAACAAGA
This window contains:
- a CDS encoding SDR family oxidoreductase — translated: MTSHQPRVALIAGGSRGLGRMAAVELACAGWDLMINYRQGGEEANRLVHHLREYGRQVEAVQADVSQRTEVARLVERTVTRFGRVDALVHAVGPFVRERRRFADYSVEEIEQLIDGNFRSAVMIIHAVLPHMRRNQFGRIILFGFGRAGEAPAWPDRTIYAAAKTALVSFTKSLAVEEAPYGITVNMVCPGDIVGDNKEKTIQDVRRLSDKETPLGRPGSGEDVSRVIRFLCEADSDFVTGNVINITGGLDVIHPVSKAPLE